From the genome of Gorilla gorilla gorilla isolate KB3781 chromosome 4, NHGRI_mGorGor1-v2.1_pri, whole genome shotgun sequence:
GAGGTCAGGTCGTAGACAGTGATCTGTCTATGTTGGGTCTTGCATGCTAGACAGAGGTGTTTCGGTTTGATGCAGGGCTGACACGAAAGCATCAAGGGGCTGCATGCAGGGAGGTGACAGGAAGAGCACTGGGTTTTGGAACATCCCTCTGGCCTTGGTTGGTGTGGAGAACTCAATGGAAGAACATGGTTCTGGATATAGAGAGACTGGGGAGGAAAGGAAGCCAGTTGTTTTTGGGTCCACAGGAAGAAAAACAAGTGGGGATCAGGGATCATACTTACAACAAAGAAGGTTGGGTAACTTGGATTTCTTGTGTGAGAATTTTGTTTATGTTCTCCTAGTTCCTCCAAGACACTCATAGGTTAAATTCCGTATCTTACAATCTCCAAGGACAGAGTCTCTTCAAAGCAGTCACTCCCTACACTTAGTGCACAGAATGGAGGCCTATTCCTTGTCCTCAAGGGGCAGCTTGAGTCATCATGAGCACAGTGTGAGGGTCGACCAGGGCTTCTCAACTTCGGCATGCAGTTGTGTATGTAGTCAAGCACTGTAGTTCTGTCTGCCCTGAGCCAGTTTCCTGCCCATCTACCTCCTGCCGACCTCTTTCCTGCCGTCCAGGGTCTTCTGTATCTGCCATCTGCCGACCAACTTGTCCTAGGACTTTCTACATACCCAGTTCCAGCAAACGGCCTTGCAGTGCTACGGTTTCCTACCGCCCGGTCTCCCGTCCGATCTGCCGCCCAGTCTGCTCTGGACTCCTCACCTATAGGCAGCCATACGTGACATCCATCTCCTACCGTCCTGCCTGCTATCGCCCATGCTACTCCATCCTGCGCCGCCCAGCCTGTGTCACTTCCTACTCTTGCCGCCCAGTCTACTTCCGCCCATCTTGCACTGAGTCTGACTCTTGCAAACGGGATTGCAAAAAATCCACTTCCAGCCAACTGGATTGTGTTGACACAACACATTTTGGGCTGGGCGATTCTTTGTTGTAAAGGCTGTCCTGTGAATTATAGGATGttaagcagcatccctggcctctaggAACCAGATTCTAGTAGCATCCTTTGAGGGTGATGATcacaaatgtctccagacattgccaaacatTGCCTGGGAGTGCAAAAATCACccctgtttgagaaccactgggtcAGACTATGGCATAGGGAGAAAGTCAAAAGCAAAACTTAATCACATTGGTGTTGGAGTTACTGTCTCATCAAGCCATTGGGATTCATCATTGTCTCCTTCCAGAGTCAAGAGGGGAGTAGGCCAGCCGGATGCTGTGGCtaaagcctataatcccagcactttgggaggccgaggcaggtgaatcacctgaggtcaggagttcgagaccagcctggccaacatggtgaaaccccatctctactaaaaatacaaaaattagctggtcatggtggcgcacgcctgtagtcccagctactaggaggctgaggcaggagaattgcttgaatctggaaggaggttgcagtgagccaagatcacttcactgcactccagcctgggcgacagagagagattctgtctaaacacacacacacacacacacacacacaggagttgGCTAGGGTTTTGAacctctgtgccaagcactggaCTAAGCATTTCATATGGATTACAGCAATTCTTTGAAGTAATatgtattttctcctattttttcacCTATACATAAGATGCAGAATTCGAAGGACAAACAatccaagtgcccatcaatggacaattaaattgtggtatattcaccCAATGGGATATTATACTGTGAAAATGACTGGAAAATGGCGACATGCAATAGCATGGATGAATCTTACTAACATAGTGTTGATTGATATAAACAAGCTCCAGAAAaccatacgtgtgtgtatatttttatgtatattaatataatgtgtgtatatatatatacacacactcaaacatatatgtgtgcattgtTCAAAAACTACAGACACACATATGTATGAGTATACATGCatttatacacatatgcacacacacaaacacatatatataaagggaGTGATAAAATTCACGATTGTCATGGCTAATAAGTAACATGCAAATGACTAAAACCCAGTTCTTTCCAAAGCCTAGGTTCTGTATGGATCATGATATGTCTCAATGTGGTCACAGGTGTCTTTGTTGATACACTAGGCGTTTTTAGTGCCTTGAACTACAGCAAGACAGATGTTCTTGCTATTGAGAGTTTCCtttaggagaaaagaaaacaagagcagAATCACTTAGAGAAAAATGGATGTAGAATGGATTgctttaaaactataaaagtgGTATGGGATACTGGACTGAAGTTGATGTGATTTTTCAAATATGCTCATGTTCCCAGTTTGATTGACATATTTGGTAAGACTGAAAGTATTAAATACATCCTCTGGGAAGATGAAGAGCTTTGGGGGTAAATATTCAGCAATGAAACACAGTGCATGGATTCCTGCAGACTGAAAGATGCCAACATGAATACAGACAAGAAGGAGGGCAAAAGAAGTGATCCATGGTGTGACACAGAAACCAACTGtggggaaaaaggcatttcaatgGCAGGGGAGAAGGTTTTCCAGACATTGTTCTGATCAaaaatgtttctcttctttttaaaatggaggTGAGGAGGGTGCCAAGGAGAAGGCATTTTGTAGCTGGGGGTTTGCAAAGCACCCTTCAGCGTTTTCAGTATTTTCAATAATTTGTgaagcaaccaaagcaaacaaacaccCTCAAAAAACTAACCTGAGACATGGCAATGCAGTTGATGAAATCGCCATACTTTGAAGACTTAGGTAATTAGCTAACACATTCAACAGAATGagttagtggcagagccagaaatcAAAGCCAGCCCCATCTGGCTCCCCACACCGTGATCTTTCCACTCCGTCATGTGCCTCCAGCGTGAACTGGCCAGAACGTTGGCTGGTGAAACACCGGACCTGGTTGGTGATGCGGAGCCAGGACAAGCCCGGAGGAAAAGCAGAAGGGCCAAGAAAGTCCCTCATGAATTCCTCTTGGAAGGGATTGGTTTAACATTAACACCACTTTacagtgatttttttattatcaCTGCTGGCGTGTTTTTATATGTATAGAATTCATATGCTGTTGATGCCCTAGGGTGGGTTTGATACTTCCTGATGAAATATTTGGTAGcttaaaaaatttccaaaattaaaagaCTGTGTTTGAGTGTATTGAAAAGTAGAGGTAAGTACTCACACCAGTGTGGTCTAGCTGCTGATTACAGCCACTGGAGTGGGCGGAGGATCCCCAGGATGGGGCCTGGGCAACCTGCTCACGAGCCAGTCTGTTGCCATAGGGGTGTCGGCCTGCAGCCACTATATCAGTGTCGCCTTCTCCCTGCCTCCCCAAAGTCAGGGGGTCTAATAGGTGGTTAAGATCAGGGGTTTGGTGGTCAGACAAAGCTAGGTTTGAATTTTGTTTCTACCCCTTTTCATTTGCATAATTTTGGGAACATGATTTAAACTCTATGAGTTTtgccacttccttttttttcttttctgttctaaaAAAATCTTGAGAGGAGCCAATTTGGGGGAGATTTTAAGCTTCCTAAAAGGGCcaatgaagttttatattttaatcttaaCTTTGTTTTAAACctggtttcttctttatttattactttctttttgttttgccaCTTCTAACATAGTGATGACAATTATACTTACTGAAGTCATTGTGAGGATTCAGTGAAAAATGCAGCCAAGGACTTGATCTAGTAACTATGCAATAAATGAAAGCCatttctattgttattattagtaaTAGTACTAGTAAACAAGTTTCAGGAATGCTAAATGGGAAGGTTTTAAAAAGAGGTAGAGGCACTTAAGTGTCCCTGGGTTCTTTGGACTAATTTTCCATTTCCCATCTTGACATCCTCTCCCCAAACAGGGTCAAGGCTTCATTTCTGATTGAATGGTGCAAAGCTGCATTCCTGGAGGAAGAGCAGGGCCACTCTGGCTTGGCAGAGGCCTCCTGATGAAAGGTTAGTGCCAGGAAAGGCCTGCTTCAGTGAGGCTGGAGAGCAACCTGTAAAAGAGACAGCTCATCCAAGAGCAGGAGCAGTGTCAATGAATCCAAACGCAGCGCAGAAAACTCCCGACTCAACAGACACCTTTTCAAAGTTGAAACATCTCCCAGGCTCCTGAAGCCTGCTAATCAGATGTTTGCATGCAAATGAGTAAAAACAATAACAAGGAAAGATGCTGCATGGCATGCCAACACCCCTAGTGAAGGACTATAAAAGCCCCTCTGTATCGGATGTCTTTCCAATGCAGGTATACTGAGCTTGCAACTTCCCAGCAAGGTCAGCACCAGCACCATGGCAGACGGCTGTTGTCCTGGAAACACCACAGCCATTCCAGCTGTGCCCACCATCACCACATACCCAGTTAAAGGTGGCTTTCGACATGCTCTCTGTTTGCCTAGTTCCTGCCACAGCAGAATGTGGCAACTGGTCACATGCCAAGAAAGCTGTCAGCCATCCATTGGTGCCCCAAGTGGCTGTGATCCTGCTTCGTGTCAATGTACCTACCTTCCAGCAACGTCTTGTGTGGGTTTTGTTTGCCAACCTATGTGCTCCCACACAGCCTGCTATCAGTCTGGCACTGGTCAGTCTCCTTGTCTGGTTAGCTCATGTCAGCCATCCTGCTCGGAATCTACTTGTTGTCAGGAAAAGTGCTGCGATGCCAGTTCCTGCCAGCAAAGCTCCTGCCAGGAATCTGTCTGCATGTCTGGATCATGTCAGGCAGCTTGTGGCCAATCAGTCTGCTGTGATGCTGGATCCTGCCAGCCATCCTGCTCTGAAGTGACCTCCTGTCCGGAAACTTCTTGCCTACCAACCATCTGTACAGCTAGTCCATGCCAACCAACTTGGTGCCAAGGAAGTTCATGTCAACCCGTCAGTGGTGAAGGCCAGCCCTGTATATCAACTTATTATCAACCCATCTGCTATATTTTCAAGCCTTGCCAATCAGCCCTCTACATGCCTGTTCCCTGCCAGCCATTGACTTGTGTGTTCAGTTCTTGCAATACTACTTGCTGTGTGCCTTCCCATTGCCAGCCACTTCACTGTCAACTGGTTCCTTCCACATGCTTCATCTACCAGCCAGTGGCTAACTGCCAGGCCCCTTGTTCCATAAAGAACTGTTGCAAACCAGCTTCTTGTGACACTGTGATTTCTGGCCAACCAACTTGTGATGGACCCCCTTCCTATAACCAGAGTGGCTGCAAATCAGCTTGCTGTGTGACTGGTTTAGGCACATCACCCAGTAGTGGCTCCAATTGCTTGCCGACTTCATGCCAATCCAGCTGTGAGTCCAGCTTCTGCAAGGCAACACTTTGTTAATGGAGCCCTCTTCACACCTCCTCTGAGGGTCTGCGGCTGTCTATAAATGCATAGCCATCCCTGGGTGCCTGCCTCCCACCGAGTACTAATGCTGCCTGCTTTCTAACTTTACCCTGATTCCACCTTCACATTCTCTCCAGGTGCTGACCAGGGAACTTGTCCAGGCACGAAGAGATCCTTCTTAACCGAGAATAACCTTTCAGCAACCATGGACTACCACACTGCTGCTTGCATTTCCTGATGATGTCAATTCATTTCACTTTAGCAAACCCtctcttgtttctctttcttgatGCTGCCTGGTCTTTCAGAACACCTCGTTGCTGCCAGCTGCTAATAAAAATGTGACTGGTTAAGTATAATAAATAAGACTCCTGGAGTGCTTTCATTCCTACACACACCTCTATGCAGATTTCCTTCAGGTCACATTTGAACACAATGAGCCTGAGTCATCTAAGTCAGTGGGTCTGCATTGGTCTGCAAGGGTAGCTAGTGTCTAGGATTATAGATTCTCCAGCTGGACGAGAGTAAGGGCAAACAGTTCACTGGCTTCCAAAATTTTCACCACCAAGAGTTCTTTTGAGCTGAGTGGGCTCATTTTCCCTATAGTGAGTAGACAGGAAGCCAACAACAAAAATGGTTCTGGAAAGCCACAGATGAAAACAAACATGAGGTATTGGCCATAGAGAATAGCTTAGGGTTAATTcatttaagattctttttttttttttttttttgacacagagtttcactcttgttgcccaggctggagtgcaagagcgtgatctcggcccaccgcaacctctgcctcctgggttcaagcgattctcctgcctgggacATTGTGACAGCTGGCTAAGGAGAAATATTCATAGGATCCCTTTGTATTATCACAGAGCAGGCAATGAAGGGTGTACCTGTAGGTGAGCAGCAATAATTTGGTAACTAGCACACAAATCTTCATAGTTCACATTTTTCTGTCACTGAGGTATACTTTGGATCTGTAGAAAGACTATTAATTGTTTTATCCCCAGTTTTAGAATCACAAGGGTCGTAGTCTTGAAAGAAGGTTCTGGGTCAAAAAAGAGGGGGATGGCCATAAGAACAAAATCTAGCACCTGAACATGGAAGGGTCTAGGTGGAGAATTTCTACCTGCAGTTGAATTGACTAATGTCAGCACtgaatctcttcttgaattgaaTTCAAGAAGCATTGAATGCTTCTTGAATCCTTAGATGTAGGTGGGCTTATCATTTCAATAGTTCAAGTAGCTAGATCTGTTCTAGTCTTCTAATgggtattttccttttatttctaactATGTATGGGTATTGCCTTCAGTACCTTTTctacccacacacatgcacacacatatagatgcatacaggtacacacacacacactcagacacacatgcacacacatacatgcacacaggtacacacacacacactcagacacacatgcacacacatacatgcacacacacactcacacacagacacacaccacatttCAACTTAGTTGTATGGCTGCACTTAAGGTTGATTTATTTGCTCCATAATTTACAATTGCCTATAAAACATGCCTAGCCAAACCTGAGTAAAGAGCACTAAAAGACTGATTTTAGCATTTTAGCCTTCCCCATCTAACTGGCCCAGCTGATATCACCCTCTTGTTCCCCCCTGCCCTTTGGATGACTCCTGTCCCAGTTTAAATGGTTGGGCTTCTGTCCTTATGTGTTTATGACCAGTGCCCTGACTTTCTCCCAGATCGGGCCTTCTCCCCAACCCGAGGAGGGACCTTAGGATCTGCTCATAAACTTACCTGATGGTCACTGGCTGAGCATCTCTCGTTCCAGTCCTCTCAATCACTGTGATTTGAGGTTCTCAGTAGTTAAATAGGTCTTGCCAATATGTGTGGGACAttctaaaaaaaatcttatagatGAAGGAAAACTAACCAAAAGAGCCCGGGAATAATGAGACATCAAGGTCACTGAAGGACAAGAGTATGGGCATTTGCCTTATGACCTGCTTGGAAATGCAACTCAGAGGAGGACTTCTATGGCGGTGGTGAGGAAAAAGCACTAGACCACGGCTCAAAGGAGAAGGCTTGAGTTGCATCCTGGCCACTTATTTACTGTATGACCTTATGTAACACCAGGGTGCTAATCTATAACATGAAGAAGTTAGTTTATTTTACCTCTGAGGGCTCATTTATTTACATGATCTTGTGAGTTTGTTGATGTGTTCTGTGAGGTTCTAAATATTCTCAAACTGATTAAAACTGAAGCCTCTTGTACTTCTGGAACTGATGGGGAAGAGATTTGGAAGGCTATCTTTTTAGTAtgccataaaataagaaatgtgaTTGACTAAATTTGAGgtccaaaaagaaaattagaaacaaaaaggaggaggggggagagagggaaCTTGATATCACAAAGGAAGTGCCATGGATGGAATGTCTCCCAGAAACGACCTTTGGGTGGACACCCTGTGCAAAACCTCTCTTGAGACATGAATGGAACTTCACGGAAGATGAATCCTTAAGTAAGCCTGTGAAAGAATTCTCAAAAGTATTATTTCTCAgagatttcaaaattaaaataacaattacaTATTACTTTACAGGTATTAGATTTGCAAAAAATAGAGTGCTATATCAGAGCCCAGCAAACTTATTCTGTAAAGGGACAGATAGTACGTAATTTAGGCTTTGTGGGGcacatggtctctgttgcaactactgaATTTTGCCGTTGTATCATTGcattatatcattatatttatAGACAATATGTAAGCAAATGAGTGTGGCTGggttctaataaaactttgtaAAAACAGGCTGGGGCTCTATTTGGCTCATGGTGAAACGGGAAGAGTTTCCTTGTTCCCCTCTCAGGGCGTGCAACGGGGGCGAAGCTCGCTTCTTCCGTGCCCCACTGCTCATACTTCTGGGGGaagcatgcagatgggcaggctttggggctctgaccccacggcAGCGTCTAGGGGTGAgtgtttacagctgaagccccagtgggtgtgtgtACACGGTACTCTTTCAGTTTAGCCTCCGTCCATAGATGGGTTGTGTTAGTTAGCTCAATTAGACCCCCtgccttattgcaaggacagagggctttctgtatcccagggtttCCTGCCTTGTTGTACTGGAGGAATCGGATCAcacatgggcttggagaatgagtgcaaggttttattgagtggaagtagctctcagcagacgggggagccagaagggggatggagtgggaaggtggttttcccctggagttgggctgCTCAGCCAGGCTTCCCTCATCCCGCCCCCGACAAACTCACTATGGTTCCCCCTGTCGATGGCCTGCCGTCCTGCTGGCGTCTGCCGCTGCCTGTCGGTGTGCTCTTCTGACGATTTGCTTCTCTCGGATGTCCAGCTGCCTGTGTCTCTTCCCACTAGGCACAGGATGAGGGCGTGGTGGGCAAGGGTGGTTTTGGGAAATGCAACGTTTGggcacaaaaacagaaatgtctGTTCTCATTCATTTAGAAATGCCTGTTCCCTAGGTCCGTGGGCACAGTAGGGGTGGAGTCCTCGCCAGGGACCCACCCTTCTtctcccagcacttccctgccccgcTCCTGTGTCAATGGGCCATAGTTTTCTGACTCCTGTGCTATATAATGCCAAGTGTTGGTGGGAGTGGGAATTTACAGGAATTTTCCCGCATTGCTAATGGGATTGTTGGCTTGTTTGGCCACTCTAAAGAACAATCTGAAActatttatgtaaattatgtaaGTGATGCtccatgatccagcaatccaacaCCTGAGTGTGTATTTCCAGAAAATTCTCACACAGGTCCTCAGGGAGGTGTACATGTGGATGTTCACTGTAGCATCCCTATGGTGGCAAAAACGTCAAAGGGAAGCTGGTGTCCAACACTGTGAAAGTGGGTAGGCAACTTGGTGATCCTCTTCATGGAGTATCATGCAGGAATTAATAACAATAGATTACATATACACACTGTAGCatagatggatttttaaaaattctgcttaATGACAAACCAGAATGAGATATATTACTGATTGCTATTTACATAAAGTATATGTGTACTGAACAATACTTTATAAGGATATATACAAAtccattaaataaatttaatatgctTTGAATATACATTAGACAGAACAGCATAGTGGCCTATAGGAAAAGAAGGGAGTAAAGGGAGAAGAAGAAGTAAATTAACTGATTTATAcgtacataaaaaagaaataagagagggaCCATGCAAAAATCACAGATGATaataattcaattatttataaCTAAGGTcccaaaagaaaatttttttaaaaaggaagaaggagagagagggaactTGACACCACAAAGGAATTACCGTGGATAGAATGTCTTCCAGAAATGACATTTTGAGGGACACCCTGTTCAAATTCTCTCTCCCACACCTTCCATGGAGATTTCCGTCATGCTAGAGGAAGGATATGGCTCTGGGAAGCAGATGCACCTCATCTCATATTGCATAGACTTTTCAAGAATGCTTCTTACCAGAGGATGTGGACATTGTTTAAGGAGTTATATTAACTTTAATAATTCGTTTATTGATACCAGGATTCTCAAGACACCTGAAACTTCAAATTTCATttcataatagtttttttttttgacccatcTATCTCATAGTTTTTGTTGTCCCAATGACAGATTTCTCAGTTTTATAGGCAAATATGTTTACCGGCCATCTGCCAACATGCAAACTTCACATTCTAAACATGTCAAATGTGAAACATGAGTTGAGAAGCTTTGTGTCTTTAACCATGCTTGGCAACAGTTTAAATGACATAGCATGTATTTTCTCCTTTAAGTTTGCTAGGGCTTGTCCATAAAACATCTGAATCTCCTCTAATACAATGTTCTGCCAAGCCTGAACATGTAACTAAATCTTTCTTTACACTTATGTTCAGGGCAgggaacaattttaaaaatacaagaaaattttgAGAAAAGTATTACAAGAACCTGCCTCCCCAAATTGGCATTTTCTTACTTCTGCTttggatctttaaaaaattaattgaaatgaaACATTATGTTTGTAAAGTTGAAGTTCCCTCTTCAGTCTCATTTCCC
Proteins encoded in this window:
- the KRTAP29-1 gene encoding keratin-associated protein 29-1, translating into MADGCCPGNTTAIPAVPTITTYPVKGGFRHALCLPSSCHSRMWQLVTCQESCQPSIGAPSGCDPASCQCTYLPATSCVGFVCQPMCSHTACYQSGTGQSPCLVSSCQPSCSESTCCQEKCCDASSCQQSSCQESVCMSGSCQAACGQSVCCDAGSCQPSCSEVTSCPETSCLPTICTASPCQPTWCQGSSCQPVSGEGQPCISTYYQPICYIFKPCQSALYMPVPCQPLTCVFSSCNTTCCVPSHCQPLHCQLVPSTCFIYQPVANCQAPCSIKNCCKPASCDTVISGQPTCDGPPSYNQSGCKSACCVTGLGTSPSSGSNCLPTSCQSSCESSFCKATLC